Genomic segment of Aliarcobacter trophiarum LMG 25534:
CACGACGTTCTGAACCCAGCTCGCGTACCGCTTTAAATGGCGAACAGCCATACCCTTGGGACCGACTACAGCCCCAGGATGCGATGAGCCGACATCGAGGTGCCAAACCTCCCCGTCGATGTGAGCTCTTGGGGGAGATCAGCCTGTTATCCCCGGCGTACCTTTTATCCTTTGAGCGATGGCCCTTCCACGCAGAACCACCGGATCACTATGACCGACTTTCGTCTCTGTTCGACTTGTTGGTCTCACAGTCAAGCTAGTTTATGCCATTATACTCAACAAGCGATTTCCAACCGCTTTGAACTAACCTTTGTAAGCCTCCGTTACTATTTAGGAGGCGACCGCCCCAGTCAAACTACCCACCAGACATTGTCCTGAATGAGGATAACTCATCGCAGTTAGTAACTCAAATATTCAAGGGTGGTATCTCAAGGATGGCTCCGACTCTACTTGCGTCTAGTCATCATAGCCTCCCACCTATCCTGCACATGAATATCCAAGCTACAGTGTCAAGCTGTAGTAAAGGTGCACGGGGTCTTTCCGTCTTTCCGCGGGTAGGAGGAATTTTCACCTCCACTACAATTTCACTGGATCCCTCTTTGAGACAGCTCCCATCTCGTTACGCCATTCATGCAGGTCAGTATTTAACTGACAAGGAATTTCGCTACCTTAGGACCGTTATAGTTACGGCCGCCGTTTACTCGGGCTTCAATCAAATGCTTCGCTTGCGCTGACATCATCAGTTAACCTTCGAGCACCGGGCAGGCGTCACACCTTATACATCCACTTACGTGTTAGCAAAGTGCTGTGTTTTTGGTAAACAGTCGGGAGGGACTCTTTGTTGCAACCTCCTTGGCTTTTGAAAGCAAGTTTCTATACCATGGTAGGCACACCTTATACCGAAGATACGGTGCTATTTTGCAGAGTTCCTTAAAGAGGGTTCTTCCACGCGCCTTAGAATACTCATCCCACCCACCTGTGTCGGTTTACGGTACGGGCAACATATAATATACTTAGTGGCTTTTCTTGGCACGACAGTATCATCGATTCTCCATCTCCTCCGAAGAGTGTCAAGAGCCTGTAAGATCTCGGTCTATTGTTAAGCGGATTTGCCTACTTAACAACCTACATCCTTCGACCCACTATTCCATCAGTGAGCTCGATTAACTCTATGCGTCCCCACATCGCGCTTATATGTTGGTATTGGAATATTAACCAATTTGCCATCGTCTACACTTTTCAGTCTCGACTTAGGACCCGACTAACCCTACGATGACGAGCATCGCGTAGGAAACCTTGGGTTTTCGGCGTTAAGGATTCTCACCTTAATTATCGCTACTCATGCCTGCATGCTCACTTCTATCCGCTCCAGCACTCCTTACCGGTATACCTTCAACGCTGAATAGAACGCTCTCCTACCACTCAATTAAAAATTGAATCTAAAGCTTCGGTGTACATCTTAGCCCCGTTATATTTTCCGCGCAGAATCACTAGACCAGTGAGCTGTTACGCTTTCTTTAAAGGATGGCTGCTTCTAAGCCAACCTCCTGGTTGTCACAGTAACTCCACATCGTTTTCCACTTAGATGTAACTTAGGGACCTTAGCTGTTAGTCTGGGTTGTTCCCCTCTCGACGACGGATTTTATCACCCACCGCCTGACTCCTGTGATTCCACATATAGTATTCATAGTTTGATAGGGTTTGGTACCGCGGTAAGCAGCCCTAGCCCATTCAGTGCTCTACCCCTATATGCTACAACACAAGGCTATACCTAAATATATTTCGGAGAGAACCAGCTATCACGAAGTTTGATTGGCCTTTCACCCCTATCCACAAGTCATCCCGAGACTTTTCAACGTCAATGGGTTCGGTCCTCCACTGGCTCTTACACCAGCTTCAACCTGCTCATGGATAGATCACTTCGTTTCGGGTCTGCAGCATCTGACTATGTCGCCCTATTAAGACTCGCTTTCGCTACGGCTTCGCACTTGGCTTAACCTTGCCAGACACCACAACTCGCAGGCTCATTATGCAAAAGGCAGTCCATCACCCTGATAAATCATAGGGCTCTGAATGATTGTAAGCTAATGGTTTCAGGTTCTATTTCACTCTGCTCGCTGCAGTACTTTTCACCTTTCCCTCACGGTACTTGTTCACTATCGATCTGTAAGTAGTATTTAGGATTGGAGGGTGGTCCCCCCAGCTTCAGTCAAAATATCACGTGTTCCGACCTACTCAGGATACCATTAAAGTTATTGAGAATTTTAATTACAGGAGTTTCACCTTCTACGCTCTAGCTTTCCAACTAGTTCATCTATCCTCTTTAATCTTATATTATGGTCCTACAACCCCCTATACAAGTATAGGGTTTGTCCTAATCCCAGTTCGCTCGCCGCTACTATGGGAATCTCATTTGATTTCTCTTCCTTTGGGTACTGAGATGTTTCACTTCCCCAAGTTCGCTCTCCGTAGAGTAATATATATCTCTATATATTGGGTTGCCCCATTCGGAAACCCACGGATCAAAGCTCTTTGGCAGCTCCCCGTGGCTTATCGCAGCCTAATACGTCCTTCTTCGCCTCTTACAGTCAAGGCATCCACCATTAGCCCTTAATAGCTTATTAAAATCTAATAAAATCTTACAACTTTATTTAGATTAGTTTTTCTTGCCTATAAATATAATTCCTTATATTTATAAATTTGATAATATTCTTTGGCTACTATCTTATTAAACATAAAGTCTAATAATTTAGTTGTGTTATCTATAGTTAAATTTAATTATTACATTAAATCTTAGATATGAAATTTTTTTATTTAAAATTAAATACTTCTATTTAACTTTACGAAAAAATTTTAAAGACTTTAACATTATATTTTTAAATATCTTGCTACTTCAAATAACTAAAGTTATCTCAAGGTAACGCTTTCTGATTAAAACCAGATATAAACTCTTATTTATAAAAGCTTATATCTAACTTCTCTTTCTTTATCTCTATATGGTGGAGAATAGCGGGATCGAACCGCTGACCTCCTGCGTGCAAAGCAGGCGCTCTCCCAGCTGAGCTAATTCCCCATAATAATCTGGTGGGCCTATCAGGACTTGAACCTGAGACCTCACGATTATCAGTCGAGCGCTCTAGCCAGCTGAGCTATAGGCCCCATATTTACCTATAAATTATCTGTTGTTCTTCAAATAATCTTTACAAACTAAATATATGTTGTTAAAAGTAAGTTTCTTTATTCATTTTTTATATTAAGAACCAAATCTTAATATTTTTTCTTTGAAAGGAGGTGATCCAACCGCAGGTTCTCCTACGGTTACCTTGTTACGACTTCACCCCAGTCGCCAAATCCACTGTGGAAGGTAGCTACTTTAGCATCCCCGCTTCGAATGAGTTCGACTCCCATGGTGTGACGGGCGGTGAGTACAAGACCCGGGAACGTATTCACCGTAGCATAGCTGATCTACGATTACTAGCGATTCCAACTTCATGTAGTCGAGTTGCAGACTACAATCCGAACTGGGAGATATTTTATAAGATTTGCTCCACGTCACCGTATTGCAGCTCTTTGTATACCCCATTGTAGCACGTGTGTAGCCCTGGACGTAAGGGCCATGATGACTTGACGTCGTCCTCACCTTCCTCCTACTTGCGTAGGCAGTCTGTTTAGAGTTCTCAGCCGAACTGTTAGCAACTAAACACGAGGGTTGCGCTCGTTGCGGGACTTAACCCAACATCTCACGACACGAGCTGACGACAGCCGTGCAGCACCTGTATATAAGCTTCTGCAAGCAGACACCAATCAATCTCTTGAAAGTTCTTACTATGTCAAGTCCAGGTAAGGTTCTTCGTGTATCGTCGAATTAAACCACATGCTCCACCGCTTGTGCGGGTCCCCGTCTATTCCTTTGAGTTTTAATCTTGCGACCGTACTCCCCAGGCGGTACACTTAATGTGTTAACTGCATTACTGCAAGATCAAGTCTCACAACAACTAGTGTACATCGTTTAGGGCGTGGACTACCAGGGTATCTAATCCTGTTTGCTCCCCACGCTTTCGCATCTCAGCGTCAATAGTGTTCCAGTAGATCGCCTTCGCAATCGGTATTCCTTCTGATCTCTACGGATTTTACCCCTACACCAGAAATTCCATCTACCTCTCCCACATTCTAGATTAACAGTTTTCAAAGCAGTTCTATAGTTAAGCTATAGGATTTCACTTCAAACTTATCAATCCGCCTACATGCTCTTTACGCCCAGTGATTCCGAGTAACGCTTGCACCCCCCGTATTACCGCGGCTGCTGGCACGGAGTTAGCCGGTGCTTATTCATATAATACCGTCATTATCTTCTCATATAAAAGGAGTTTACGCACCGAAATGTGTCATCCTCCACGCGGCGTTGCTGCATCAGACTTCCGTCCATTGTGCAATATTCCCCACTGCTGCCTCCCGTAGGAGTCTGGACCGTGTCTCAGTTCCAGTGTGACTGATCATCCTCTCAAACCAGTTATGTGTCATTGTCTTGGTAAGCCATTACCCCACCAACTAACTGATACAATACAGGCTAATCTCTTACCAATAAATCTTTCCCTTTTATACTTCTGTATAAAAGGAATATAAGGTATTAGCAAACGTTTCCATTTGTTATCCCTTAGTAAGAGGCATATTACCTATACATTACTCACCCGTGCGCCACTTAGCTGACAATTATAGCAAGCTATAACCCGTTCTCGTTCGACTTGCATGTGTTAAGCACGCCGCCAGCGTTCACTCTGAGCCAGGATCAAACTCTCCATAAATTTTTTGATTAAATCTAATTTAATCTTTATGTAGTAGTTGAATCTGACTTTTTTGTTTTTAATTACTTAATTACAAAATTATCACTCAAATTTATAGACAAGTTAATAAATACTCTTCAATATTTATCTCTTGTTCAATTTTTTTTACTTTTAACAATCATGATATTTAGTTTACAAAGATTACTTCATTAAACTCTCAATATCTCTTTTAAAGAACTCTAATCTAACCCCTCGGTCAAATTGGACGGGAATTATAGTGCCTTTTTTCCTCTTTGTCAAGAGCTTATCACTTAATATACGCTTAAATTCTGAATTTTATAGCTTTTTTAATTCTTTTCTCTTCTTAATGTCGTATTTTTGGGGTTTTTAAAATTATCTGTAGTTTTTTTATTGCTTAATTTTGCTTAATTGGTTTTTATAAGAAATTTGGACTTTTTGTCCAACTTCCTTTAAAGTTTTGAAATATAATCTGCTAGAATTTCAATTTCTTCTGGTGTTTTTGTCTCAACATGAGTTTTCATAAGATTTTTCATAACTCCACCATAAGTTCCATCTTTATAACCATTTAAAGCTTTTATAACTCTATTTTTATCCCAACCTGTAATTGCTTGAGATTTACCTAAAGCCTCTTTTTCACCTTTTAATCCATGGCAAGATGCACATGTTTTAAATAGAGCTTCACCACTTAGTTCAGTTGTCGCAACTTCTACTACTTGTTTTGGCTCTTCAACTTTTGGTTCAACCTTTACTTCAGTTTTTTTCTCTTCTACTTTAACTTCTGGTTTTACCTCTTCAGGCTTTTTTTCAACTTCTTGTGTAACTTCTTGTTTTGAAGGCACTTGCTCTTTTATCTCTTTTTTATCTTCTGTACAACCAATAAATAGTAATAATGAAGTTGCTGCTACTATAAGACCTTTTTTCATTTCATCCCTTTTTTTTAAATATTCTTTTGAAATTGTATCAAATTGATTGTAAAATAATTGTGTTATTCATAGATAAAAACAAATTCACTCTTAAAATCTATCTTTACAACTCCACCATTTTTAAGCTTTCCAAATAAGATTTCATCTGTAAGAGGCTCTTTTATTTTTGTCGCAATTACTCTATTTAATGGTCTAGCTCCCATAGTTTTATCATAACCTAACTTTGCTAATTCATCTTTTGCTTTTTTTGTTATCTCAATTTTAATTTTTTTATTTTCAAGTTGTATCTCTAAATCTTCTATAAATTTTCCTACAACTTTTGAGACAATATCAAGGCTAAGACTATCAAAACTAACGATACTATCAAGTCTATTTCTAAATTCAGGTGCAAAAAATCTATTTATTGCCCTATTCTCATTTAGCTTCTCATTTTTTGCAAACCCCATAACATTTGCTTCAGCTACTCCTAAATTTGAAGTCATTATCAAAATAACATTTTGGAAATCTGCTTTATTTCCACTATTATCTGTCAGTTCTGCATTATCCATAACTTGAAGTAAAATTGACATCAAATCAGGATGAGCTTTTTCTATCTCATCAAGAAGCAATACTGTATGTGGATGTTTCCTTATACTTTCAGTCAAAAGTCCACCTTGTTCAAATCCAATATACCCAGCTGGTGCCCCTATAAGTCTTGAAATAGCATGAGCTTCCATATATTCACTCATATCAAATCTCTCAAAATGAATTCCCATTTGTAAAGCCAACTCTTTTGCTACCTCTGTTTTTCCAACTCCTGTTGGTCCAGTAAATAGAAAGCTTCCTATTGGTTTTTTATCAACTCCTAAACCTGCTTTATTTATCTTTATAGCTTTTACTATTTGCTGTACTGCACTATCTTGTCCAAAAACTCTTTTTTTCATATTTTTTTCAAGGCTTTTTAGTAAAGATAAATCTGACTTTGTTGCACTTTTTGGTGGAATTTGTGCTATTTTAGAGATAGTTAGTTCTATATCTTTTTCATCTATTAATATCTCTTTAGCATCTTTTTTATTTATCTTTTTACTAGCAGCAACCTCATCTATTACATCTATTGCACTATCTGGAAGAAATTTATCATTGATATATTTTTTACTAAGTTCAACTGCACTTATTATGGCTTTTTTAGAGTATTTTACACCATGGTATTTTTCATACTCCCCTTTTAATCCATCTAAAATAGTTATTGCATCTTCGATACTAGGCTCTTTTATATCAACTTTTGCAAACCTTCTATTAAGAGCCTTATCTTTTGAAAAGTCATTTCTATACTCAGCAAAAGTTGTGGCTCCAATACATTTTAAACTTCCATTTGCTAAAAGTGGTTTTAATATATTTGAAGCATCCATAGCACTTCCACCAACACTTCCAGCTCCTACAATTGTGTGAATTTCATCTATAAACAGTATTGCATTTGGAATTTTAATTATCTCTTTTAAGAGTGATTTTAGTTTTTTCTCAAAATCTCCTCTATATTTAGTTCCAGCTAACATTGAACCCATATCTAGTGAAAATAGTTGTGAATCTTTTAAAAACTCTGGAACTTCACCATTTGCTATTTTCAATGCCAAACCTTCAGCAATTGCAGTTTTTCCAACTCCTGGCTCTCCAACTAAAAGAGGATTATTCTTTTTTCTTCTTCCTAAAATCTCAATAACTCTTGATAACTCACTATCTCTTCCAATTACTGGGTCTATTTTTTGATTTTTTGCTAAATTTACTAATTCACTAGAGTTCTCTTCTAATACCTTGTCATTTTTCTCTTTTTGCTCTTTTGTATCTGTTTCTTCATCATCTTTATGAGAAATCTCTTCTAAAATATCAACTCTTTGAATTCCCAATTTCTTTAGTAAATATGTAGCATAGGCTTTTTCATCTTTTAATATTGCTACAAACATATCTTCAACATTTGCTTTTGTTTTTCCACTACTTTGAGTATGAGCTATCATATATTCAATAGTTGAAGAGAGAGCTATTGTCTCTATTGGTTCATCACTAAAACCATCTGGAAGCATTGGAGTATTTGCCTCTATATAGGTTTTTAAATCATCAAACAAAGCTTTTGTATCAACTCCTAAATCTATAAACATATCCTCTATTGTTGTGCTATTTATAAGCATCAAAAAAATATGTTCTAATGTCAAATATTCATGTTTATTTGTTTTTGCATAACTTATTGCTTGTGCAAAAATATGTCTTAATTCTTTACTTATCATCTCTTACTCTTCTTCCATAACAGCTTTTAAAGGAAAACCTTTCTCTCTAGCCATATTTTTTACTTGTGCCACTTTTGTAGAAGCAATTTCAAAGCTATAAACTCCACAAAGCCCTTTTTGGTTATTGTGAACATCTAGCATTATAGCTTCTGCTTCACTTGTGTTTTTTCTAAATACTTTTACCAAAACCTCTATTACAAAATCCATAGTAGAGTAGTCATCATTTAGTAAAAAAACATTGTATTTTTTTGGTTCAACTACCTCTAAATCTTCATTTAACTCAATTTCTATCTCATTACTCACTAAAAAATCCTTAAAACTATTAATATATTAATTATGATAATATCACTTTTTAAAAAAACCAAATATTATATCAAAAAAGAGATTATTATGAAAATCAACCCAAATGATTATGTAGGAAAAGCGATATTTATAACAGCAACTAACACAAATGTAGGTAAAACCTATGCTAGTGAAGTTTTTTTAAAATATTTTGCAAAACAGGGTTTGAAAGTTGGATATTTTAAACCAATTGAGACAGGAGTAGAAAACAACTCTCCTCTTGATGGAGTAAAAATGTTTGAACTTGTAAAAAAACTAAATCCTAATTTTTTAAAACTTACTATAAATGATATTGTTCCTTACCAATTTACTCTTCCTGCTTCTCCTTATGTTGCAAAACAAAACACCTTTTTAGATATTGATTTTTTGATAGAGAAGAAAGAGTATTTACAAACTTTGTGCGATATTTTGATTATTGAAGGAGCTGGTGGCTTGATGGTTCCTATTAAAAAAGATTTTTTTATGATTGATTTTATAAAAGAGCTAAGAGTTAAAACATTTTTGATAACTTCTTCAAAACTAGGATCTATAAATGATACCTTACTTTCACATGAAGCTTTAAAAAATAGAGAACTAGATTTTGACTTTTTTATAAATTTGTATGAAGATAAAGATAGTTTTGAAGAGGTTTCAAAACCATTTTTAAAAGATTATTTTGGTGAATTGAAGTTTTTACAGGATTTATAGAACATAGAGTTTAAGGCTCTATCTCTTTTTTAATTTATTATTTAAATTTAATCCTATTTTTTATCATTTAATCCTTCAAATATTTTTTTAAGCTCAATTGCATTTTCTTCAGCTTTCTTTATAGCATCTTCAATAGCAAAACCTTGAATTATAATTTTATAAAGATTTGGTTTATTCTTCCTCCAATTTCTCAAAGTTTTAACATCTATATTTAAAAATCCCGCCATATCTCTTTGTGTCATTTTTTACCTTTTTTATAGAAAAATACAAGAGTTTCTTTTTATATTCAACAAGGAACAAATACCCTCTTTATTTCAAAAAAATGAACTTATTTCCCTTTTTAATTCTTTATGAGGTATTATTTCCCCATAAAATTAATTTAAAAGGTAACATAATGTTAAAAAAGTCTTTTTTACTTATATTTATTGGAGGAATTTCTTATTTTTTTGGAGCATTAACGGTTCAATATAAATTATTTCCATTTAGCGAAATAGTTAAAATAAGAAATTATGTTAAAGAAAATAGTAATCTTATAAATTATAGCCCTTATTATTTAAGTAAAGTTTCCCAATTTAATGAATTAAAAAATAGTAATGATTTTTCAATTATTATGATTGGTGATTCAATTACAGATGGAGCAGAATGGTATGAATTATTAAAGAATAATGAAGTCCAAAATAGAGGTATTGGAGGAGATACAACAAATGGAGTTTTAGATAGATTAGATACTATAAATAAATCTATTAAAAAAGCATTCATTATGATAGGAATAAACGATATAGCTGGATACAAAGAAGTTGATGAAATTTATAATAACTATACAAAAATTTTAGAAAATTTAGAAAAAAAGAATATTAAAGTATATATTCAATCAGTTTTATTTGTAGGAACAAATTATCCAAACTCTGTTCATTTTAATAAAGAAGTAAAAAATTTAAATAAAAAACTTGAGAAAATGGCAAAGGATAAAAATATAGACTTTATTGATTTAAATTATATTTTTGCTCCTAATAATTATTTAAAAAGAATATATACTGATGATGAAATACATCTAAATGGAAAAGCATATATTTTGTGGGCAAATGAAATTCAAAAATATATATTGGAATAAAATAAATCAAAAATTGCATAAATGGACTATAAAGATTAAACTATTTTTTTGAAAGAACTCCAAATTATAGTTCTTTCATTTTTTTATAAAATCTCAATTATTATAATAAGCTTAAAAATATTTTCTATTTCAAAACATATAAATTGATTTCATTTTAAATTGTGTATAACTTCACTATTAGTTTTTTATGTAATAATTTCATTTCGTAAAAAATCAAAAGAAATTTAAAGAAAGGTTGAAAATATGATGACTTCTGCGATAGATTTATCAAAACTTACAGCAAAAGATGACTTAACTCCAGTTCTTGGTGGTTATTGGCCAGGGATTCAAATTTATTATCCCCCTATAAAGTTTAATCCTCTAGATGGTTCTTATGAGAGTATAGAACAAGCGAAATTAAGACTTCAAAAACATGCTTATAATACAAGAGCTCACACAGTTCTATTTGACTTAGAAGATGGATGTAGACAAAAAGCTATGAGTAGAGAGCTTTTAATTCAAGAGTTACCAAAATTTCCAGAAAGAGAGTTTCAAATAGCTATTAGAATAAACCCTTTTAGAACTGAAGAGTATGAAGAGGATTTAAAAATGCTTAAACAAATTCATCAATATATAGATGTAATTGTTTTAGCAAAAGCTGGAGAAGTTTATGGAAGTGCTGAGATTAGAGATTTATCATCTTGGCTTATCTCTATTGGAAGTAATCTTACAATTCAACCAATCGTTGAACACCCAAAATCTTTAAAAATTGCTGATAGATTAATGGAGTACTCAACTGTAAAACATATTGTATTTGGAATTCATGACTTTTCAAAAGCTATGGCATATAAAATCACTCCAAAAAATTGGATTGATGAACTTGAAACTTACTTTGATATGCTAACACTTGAAGCAAGAATTAAAGGAAAAGGGGTAATTGGTGGAGTTGAAGTTATGCTTACACCACACTCACTACCAAGTAGTTGTGTTGAGAAAAAAGATATTAGAAGATGGTTAGATTTACATGGTGATGAAGCTAGTAAATATGTATATTCACATGCTTTAAGAGAGAGTTCT
This window contains:
- a CDS encoding helix-turn-helix domain-containing protein: MTQRDMAGFLNIDVKTLRNWRKNKPNLYKIIIQGFAIEDAIKKAEENAIELKKIFEGLNDKK
- a CDS encoding HpcH/HpaI aldolase/citrate lyase family protein translates to MTSAIDLSKLTAKDDLTPVLGGYWPGIQIYYPPIKFNPLDGSYESIEQAKLRLQKHAYNTRAHTVLFDLEDGCRQKAMSRELLIQELPKFPEREFQIAIRINPFRTEEYEEDLKMLKQIHQYIDVIVLAKAGEVYGSAEIRDLSSWLISIGSNLTIQPIVEHPKSLKIADRLMEYSTVKHIVFGIHDFSKAMAYKITPKNWIDELETYFDMLTLEARIKGKGVIGGVEVMLTPHSLPSSCVEKKDIRRWLDLHGDEASKYVYSHALRESSMGLTGKQVITPNHINICKVAFTPSPNEIAKDVSILKAALEADALLSGAIRYEGEMLDPPMFGKSLQNILRAYALKSLTKEDELFALSVLNKMPINTFKENWPYGQL
- a CDS encoding c-type cytochrome, whose protein sequence is MKKGLIVAATSLLLFIGCTEDKKEIKEQVPSKQEVTQEVEKKPEEVKPEVKVEEKKTEVKVEPKVEEPKQVVEVATTELSGEALFKTCASCHGLKGEKEALGKSQAITGWDKNRVIKALNGYKDGTYGGVMKNLMKTHVETKTPEEIEILADYISKL
- a CDS encoding GDSL-type esterase/lipase family protein, whose amino-acid sequence is MLKKSFLLIFIGGISYFFGALTVQYKLFPFSEIVKIRNYVKENSNLINYSPYYLSKVSQFNELKNSNDFSIIMIGDSITDGAEWYELLKNNEVQNRGIGGDTTNGVLDRLDTINKSIKKAFIMIGINDIAGYKEVDEIYNNYTKILENLEKKNIKVYIQSVLFVGTNYPNSVHFNKEVKNLNKKLEKMAKDKNIDFIDLNYIFAPNNYLKRIYTDDEIHLNGKAYILWANEIQKYILE
- a CDS encoding ATP-dependent Clp protease adaptor ClpS, with translation MSNEIEIELNEDLEVVEPKKYNVFLLNDDYSTMDFVIEVLVKVFRKNTSEAEAIMLDVHNNQKGLCGVYSFEIASTKVAQVKNMAREKGFPLKAVMEEE
- the clpA gene encoding ATP-dependent Clp protease ATP-binding subunit ClpA; its protein translation is MISKELRHIFAQAISYAKTNKHEYLTLEHIFLMLINSTTIEDMFIDLGVDTKALFDDLKTYIEANTPMLPDGFSDEPIETIALSSTIEYMIAHTQSSGKTKANVEDMFVAILKDEKAYATYLLKKLGIQRVDILEEISHKDDEETDTKEQKEKNDKVLEENSSELVNLAKNQKIDPVIGRDSELSRVIEILGRRKKNNPLLVGEPGVGKTAIAEGLALKIANGEVPEFLKDSQLFSLDMGSMLAGTKYRGDFEKKLKSLLKEIIKIPNAILFIDEIHTIVGAGSVGGSAMDASNILKPLLANGSLKCIGATTFAEYRNDFSKDKALNRRFAKVDIKEPSIEDAITILDGLKGEYEKYHGVKYSKKAIISAVELSKKYINDKFLPDSAIDVIDEVAASKKINKKDAKEILIDEKDIELTISKIAQIPPKSATKSDLSLLKSLEKNMKKRVFGQDSAVQQIVKAIKINKAGLGVDKKPIGSFLFTGPTGVGKTEVAKELALQMGIHFERFDMSEYMEAHAISRLIGAPAGYIGFEQGGLLTESIRKHPHTVLLLDEIEKAHPDLMSILLQVMDNAELTDNSGNKADFQNVILIMTSNLGVAEANVMGFAKNEKLNENRAINRFFAPEFRNRLDSIVSFDSLSLDIVSKVVGKFIEDLEIQLENKKIKIEITKKAKDELAKLGYDKTMGARPLNRVIATKIKEPLTDEILFGKLKNGGVVKIDFKSEFVFIYE
- the bioD gene encoding dethiobiotin synthase, which encodes MKINPNDYVGKAIFITATNTNVGKTYASEVFLKYFAKQGLKVGYFKPIETGVENNSPLDGVKMFELVKKLNPNFLKLTINDIVPYQFTLPASPYVAKQNTFLDIDFLIEKKEYLQTLCDILIIEGAGGLMVPIKKDFFMIDFIKELRVKTFLITSSKLGSINDTLLSHEALKNRELDFDFFINLYEDKDSFEEVSKPFLKDYFGELKFLQDL